In Xanthomonas theicola, a single genomic region encodes these proteins:
- a CDS encoding XVIPCD domain-containing protein encodes MERIDERWAEHRQELEDAARDAGIDPAVMIKIAGFESGFNPQARPIAISNPNNNTVRQFDGTMAISSAYGYGQFLDGTWQQMINTYGEKYGVENAVNLTRAQANSPELRQNTRLQAAMLAEFTRDNIDRAARYDGEDVVADVYAMHNLGVGDGSRFLQAVHDHPDAKVSSVLSAQVIRGNASLYGDGNITNAQAYAAMGRQMDRYSGYAETVTNLKQAYQSSQPVQGPLVETTYQIHRSNDIVKLEQGHHGKSVHELQSQLAQLGQTGRAGAPLHPDGDFGPNTRHAVEQFQREHGLQVDGIVGRNTRAALDQAVAQPAPLQQAATPLLSDPHHPQHALYAGAVRALEKLGERGGFANRQALEQAAGQMALEAKVSGLDRIDHVVANKDGRGLIAVQCGLNDPAMHRVYVDREQAQAQPLQESTRQMAEEVQRQAQTQQVASREPVAMSR; translated from the coding sequence ATGGAAAGGATCGATGAGCGATGGGCTGAGCATCGTCAAGAATTGGAAGATGCTGCGCGAGATGCTGGTATAGATCCAGCCGTGATGATCAAAATTGCTGGTTTTGAATCAGGTTTTAACCCGCAAGCGAGGCCGATAGCTATCAGTAATCCAAATAATAATACCGTGAGGCAGTTTGACGGGACAATGGCAATCTCGTCCGCCTATGGATATGGCCAATTCTTGGATGGCACTTGGCAGCAGATGATCAATACCTATGGTGAAAAGTATGGTGTTGAGAATGCTGTGAATCTCACTCGTGCGCAGGCGAATTCGCCAGAATTGCGCCAAAATACTCGTCTACAAGCTGCGATGTTGGCTGAGTTTACACGCGATAATATTGATCGTGCTGCTCGATATGACGGAGAGGACGTTGTGGCGGATGTTTATGCAATGCATAACTTGGGTGTCGGTGACGGTTCCAGATTCCTTCAAGCAGTGCATGATCATCCGGATGCCAAGGTGAGCAGCGTGCTGAGTGCTCAGGTCATCAGGGGAAATGCCTCCCTGTATGGTGATGGAAATATTACCAATGCCCAAGCTTATGCGGCCATGGGACGGCAGATGGATAGGTATTCTGGCTATGCTGAGACTGTAACGAATCTAAAGCAGGCTTATCAGTCGAGTCAACCCGTGCAAGGGCCGCTTGTTGAAACAACATATCAGATACATCGTTCGAATGATATCGTTAAACTTGAACAAGGGCATCATGGAAAGTCCGTACATGAGCTGCAAAGTCAGTTAGCGCAACTCGGCCAGACCGGCCGCGCCGGCGCACCGTTGCACCCGGATGGCGACTTCGGTCCGAACACGCGCCACGCCGTGGAGCAGTTCCAGCGTGAGCATGGCTTGCAGGTGGACGGCATCGTCGGCCGCAACACCCGCGCGGCGCTGGACCAGGCAGTGGCGCAGCCTGCGCCCTTGCAACAGGCTGCGACGCCGTTGCTATCGGATCCCCATCACCCGCAGCACGCCTTGTACGCCGGCGCCGTGCGCGCGCTGGAAAAGCTTGGCGAGCGCGGCGGCTTTGCCAATCGCCAGGCATTGGAGCAGGCGGCCGGGCAGATGGCGTTGGAGGCCAAGGTCAGCGGCCTGGATCGGATCGACCATGTGGTGGCGAACAAGGACGGGCGCGGCCTGATCGCGGTGCAGTGCGGGTTGAATGATCCGGCGATGCATCGGGTGTACGTGGATCGCGAACAGGCGCAGGCGCAGCCATTGCAGGAGAGTACGCGGCAGATGGCCGAGGAAGTACAGCGGCAGGCCCAGACGCAGCAGGTCGCGTCGAGGGAGCCGGTCGCGATGTCGCGGTAG
- a CDS encoding DUF4189 domain-containing protein → MEVRIKFIFIFFTLWAGVAHSQTRCPTGVQAGSAQCLPDAEEVSPPRPTGEWIKTWGAIANAVDTSKAWASIGMMSEKDARVDALDQCQSAGYKGCVVIITYRNQCVAMASPASGDGDSGMASAQDISIAKKNAINMCKKNGSTECSVIYSDCTKPVFRGF, encoded by the coding sequence ATGGAAGTGCGAATAAAATTTATCTTTATTTTTTTTACGTTATGGGCGGGTGTTGCTCATTCGCAAACGCGCTGCCCAACGGGTGTTCAAGCTGGGAGTGCTCAATGTCTGCCTGATGCTGAAGAAGTTTCGCCTCCACGTCCCACGGGAGAGTGGATTAAAACATGGGGTGCTATTGCCAACGCTGTAGATACCTCAAAGGCTTGGGCGTCTATTGGCATGATGTCTGAGAAAGATGCGAGAGTTGATGCATTAGATCAATGCCAGTCAGCAGGTTATAAAGGATGTGTAGTTATAATTACTTATAGAAATCAATGCGTCGCTATGGCTTCACCAGCTTCTGGCGACGGTGACAGCGGGATGGCTTCTGCACAAGATATTTCCATTGCAAAAAAAAATGCCATAAATATGTGTAAAAAAAATGGAAGCACAGAATGCTCTGTGATCTATAGTGATTGTACCAAGCCAGTATTTAGGGGATTTTAA
- a CDS encoding peptidoglycan-binding domain-containing protein, producing MSSPLADLIQRGESGHIGYNAYNRGTYLGVDGREHVRGSDGPLDFSVMTVAQVMDAQALPRGDEQRLFAVGRYQVIPGTMKDAVDLLGIERSKAMTPEIQDEIFSDYLMSQKRPAIKEYITGQTGATLHDAQKALSQEWASIADPDTGKSYYHKAGGANHSSITSAETAQALDAMRESYFKAIQSGLSPDDAWRQINSEPAQQLSTSSRAQNGSEPIADGRLEQGERGEAVKQLQGQLAQLGQTGRAGAPLHPDGDFGPNTRHAVKQFQRERGLQVDGIVGRNTRAALDQALAQHAPAQQAATLQSAVAAPLLSDPSHPQHALYAGAVRALEGLGERGGFANRQALEQAAGQMALEAKVSGLDRIDHVVANKDGRGLIAVQGGLNDPAMHRVYVDREQAQAQPLQESTRQMAEEVQRQAQTQQVASKEPVAMSR from the coding sequence ATGAGTAGTCCGTTAGCTGATCTAATCCAGCGTGGCGAGTCTGGGCATATAGGATATAACGCTTACAACCGTGGTACGTATCTTGGTGTCGATGGACGCGAACACGTCCGTGGCAGTGACGGCCCATTAGATTTTTCTGTGATGACAGTTGCTCAGGTAATGGATGCTCAGGCATTGCCGAGAGGCGATGAACAACGACTGTTTGCGGTAGGTCGATATCAAGTGATTCCCGGTACAATGAAAGATGCTGTGGATTTGCTCGGCATCGAACGCTCTAAGGCTATGACGCCTGAAATACAAGATGAAATTTTCTCCGACTACCTTATGTCGCAGAAAAGGCCGGCTATCAAGGAATACATCACTGGTCAGACTGGTGCGACGCTTCACGATGCGCAAAAGGCGTTATCGCAAGAGTGGGCAAGTATCGCCGATCCTGATACAGGGAAAAGCTATTATCATAAAGCTGGTGGCGCGAATCATTCCTCCATTACTAGTGCGGAAACAGCGCAGGCGCTAGACGCGATGCGCGAGTCTTATTTTAAAGCGATCCAAAGCGGTTTGTCTCCAGACGATGCGTGGCGCCAGATCAACTCCGAGCCCGCGCAGCAGTTGTCGACGTCGTCTCGCGCCCAAAATGGCAGCGAACCGATAGCCGATGGTAGGCTTGAACAAGGCGAGCGTGGCGAAGCCGTCAAGCAGTTGCAAGGCCAACTGGCGCAACTCGGCCAGACCGGCCGCGCCGGCGCACCGTTGCACCCGGATGGCGACTTTGGCCCGAACACCCGCCACGCCGTGAAGCAGTTCCAGCGTGAGCGCGGCTTGCAGGTGGACGGCATCGTCGGCCGCAACACCCGCGCGGCGCTGGACCAGGCACTGGCGCAGCATGCTCCAGCACAGCAAGCCGCAACGCTTCAGTCAGCGGTTGCAGCGCCATTGCTGTCCGACCCCAGCCATCCGCAGCACGCTTTATATGCCGGCGCCGTGCGCGCGCTGGAAGGGCTTGGCGAGCGCGGCGGCTTCGCCAATCGCCAGGCATTGGAGCAGGCGGCCGGGCAGATGGCGTTGGAGGCCAAGGTCAGCGGCCTGGATCGGATCGACCATGTGGTGGCGAACAAGGACGGGCGCGGCCTGATCGCGGTGCAGGGCGGGTTGAACGATCCGGCGATGCATCGGGTGTACGTGGATCGCGAACAGGCGCAGGCGCAGCCATTGCAGGAGAGCACGCGGCAGATGGCCGAGGAAGTACAGCGGCAGGCCCAGACGCAGCAGGTCGCGTCGAAGGAGCCGGTCGCGATGTCGCGGTAG
- a CDS encoding type IV secretion system protein encodes MKVAYRVVTGQSREIAMDLVVTALRAVLIIGVAMSMVSAARPGASQSDGLMSGLYWKLTDGLSSAIVKTVTGDTRSPYEAIDRNLFLMQVALTSIDQIQTGGDADLGQKKDQARLFTGLGMAGPGVVGGSLLLLNKLAMALFVGFGPLFILCLLFDATKSLFQKWLMYGIGTVFSLSVLSFTVSLATKVVGVVGTGFLAKWSVTGGTGEGVSGMALQQGGIGLVLTTLIVTSPPMAAAFFQGTLGQFTAYSAFGQMGKDPATGQPYTPQAPGRNESFKDGLNNSL; translated from the coding sequence ATGAAAGTTGCTTACCGCGTGGTGACGGGCCAGTCGCGAGAGATCGCGATGGACCTGGTGGTGACGGCGTTGCGAGCGGTGCTGATCATTGGAGTGGCGATGAGCATGGTGTCGGCGGCCAGGCCGGGTGCGAGCCAGAGCGATGGTCTGATGAGCGGGTTGTACTGGAAGCTGACCGACGGGCTGAGCAGCGCGATCGTGAAGACGGTGACCGGTGACACGCGCAGTCCGTACGAGGCGATCGACAGGAACCTGTTTTTGATGCAGGTGGCGCTGACGAGCATCGACCAGATCCAGACGGGCGGCGACGCGGATCTGGGTCAGAAGAAAGACCAGGCGCGGTTGTTCACGGGGTTGGGGATGGCCGGTCCCGGGGTGGTGGGGGGATCGCTGCTGCTGTTGAACAAGCTGGCGATGGCGTTGTTCGTGGGATTTGGTCCATTGTTCATTCTGTGCTTGCTGTTCGATGCGACGAAGTCGTTGTTCCAGAAGTGGCTGATGTACGGGATCGGGACGGTGTTCTCGTTGTCGGTGCTGAGTTTCACGGTGAGTTTGGCGACGAAGGTGGTCGGGGTGGTGGGTACGGGTTTTCTGGCGAAGTGGTCGGTGACGGGTGGGACGGGGGAAGGGGTGAGCGGGATGGCGTTGCAGCAGGGAGGGATCGGGTTGGTGTTGACGACGTTGATCGTGACGTCGCCGCCGATGGCGGCGGCGTTCTTCCAGGGGACGCTGGGGCAGTTCACGGCGTACTCGGCGTTTGGGCAGATGGGCAAGGATCCGGCGACGGGGCAGCCTTATACGCCGCAGGCGCCGGGGAGAAATGAAAGCTTTAAGGATGGTCTGAACAACTCCCTCTGA
- a CDS encoding IS5 family transposase — protein MQLSFGDAEYNGKRKQTRRERLLAEMDQVVPWKDLLALIAPHYPKSGHPGRQPYPLETMLRIHFLQQWYALSDPGAEEALYDTASMRRFARIGGLDEVPDETTILNFRRLLETHDLARTLFNRVNAHLSRKGQSLRGGTIVDATIIAAPSSTKNKNGERDPEMHQTKKGNQYYFGMKAHIGVDDESGLVHHLECTAANAADITQAHKLLHGKEDTVCGDSGYTGLAKREEMASKRKLRYLIAEKPSKLKQIKSKRELKWAQRWEHAKASLRAKVEHPFRVIKRQFGYVKVRYRGLAKNTAQVLTLFALSNLWLKRKQLLPVVGRVCL, from the coding sequence ATGCAATTGTCTTTCGGCGACGCGGAGTACAACGGCAAGCGCAAGCAGACGCGGCGCGAAAGGTTGCTGGCCGAGATGGATCAGGTGGTGCCGTGGAAAGACCTGCTGGCGCTGATCGCGCCGCACTATCCGAAGTCGGGCCATCCGGGCCGTCAGCCGTACCCGCTGGAGACAATGCTGCGCATCCACTTTCTGCAGCAGTGGTACGCACTGAGCGACCCGGGCGCGGAAGAAGCCTTGTACGACACGGCGTCGATGCGCCGTTTCGCCAGGATCGGCGGGTTGGATGAGGTGCCGGACGAGACCACGATCCTCAACTTCCGCCGGTTGCTGGAGACGCACGATCTGGCGCGCACGCTGTTCAACCGGGTCAACGCGCACCTATCGCGCAAGGGCCAGAGCCTGCGCGGCGGCACCATCGTGGACGCCACGATCATTGCCGCGCCCAGCTCGACCAAGAACAAGAACGGCGAGCGCGACCCGGAAATGCACCAGACCAAGAAGGGCAATCAGTACTACTTCGGGATGAAAGCGCACATCGGCGTGGACGATGAGTCCGGGCTGGTGCACCACTTGGAATGCACGGCGGCCAACGCCGCAGATATCACCCAGGCGCACAAGCTGCTGCACGGCAAGGAAGACACGGTATGCGGCGACAGCGGCTACACCGGGCTGGCCAAGCGCGAGGAGATGGCGAGCAAGCGCAAGCTGCGCTATCTGATCGCGGAGAAGCCCTCGAAGCTGAAGCAGATCAAGAGCAAGCGCGAATTGAAGTGGGCACAGCGCTGGGAGCACGCCAAGGCCAGCCTGAGGGCGAAGGTGGAGCATCCGTTCCGGGTGATCAAGCGCCAGTTTGGCTACGTCAAGGTGCGCTATCGCGGCCTGGCGAAGAACACGGCGCAAGTGCTGACGCTGTTTGCGCTGTCGAACCTGTGGCTGAAGCGAAAGCAGTTGCTGCCTGTCGTGGGGAGGGTGTGCCTGTAA
- a CDS encoding DUF4189 domain-containing protein, producing MEIKVGYLSFVFLIFFASFDLYAQTRCPVGVQAGGAQCLPDDQERAPPRTTGEWIKTWGAIVGSVKGREGWSSNGKFTEEDARQDALKKCYSVGAEDCLVEMTYFNQCVAIADSISGGSSIVTGKDESVASSRALADCKNKYSSQCSVKFTECTDPFFRKY from the coding sequence ATGGAAATCAAGGTCGGGTATCTATCTTTTGTTTTTCTAATTTTTTTTGCTTCTTTTGATTTGTATGCACAAACGCGTTGTCCAGTTGGAGTGCAAGCAGGAGGAGCTCAATGTCTTCCTGATGATCAAGAGCGGGCGCCTCCACGAACCACTGGTGAGTGGATTAAAACGTGGGGCGCTATCGTCGGTTCAGTTAAAGGGAGGGAGGGGTGGAGCTCAAATGGTAAATTCACTGAGGAAGATGCACGCCAAGACGCCCTAAAGAAATGTTATTCGGTCGGCGCAGAGGACTGTTTGGTCGAGATGACATATTTTAATCAGTGTGTGGCTATAGCTGACTCGATTAGTGGTGGCAGCAGTATTGTTACCGGGAAGGATGAATCTGTTGCAAGTAGTCGCGCACTGGCTGATTGTAAAAACAAGTACAGTTCTCAGTGCTCAGTTAAGTTTACGGAGTGCACTGATCCATTTTTTAGGAAGTACTAA
- a CDS encoding IS3 family transposase (programmed frameshift), whose amino-acid sequence MRTSKFTETQIIATLKQADAGVPVKDICRQVGISTATYYQWKSKYGGLEASELRRVKELESENAKLKRMYAELALDNAAMKDLIAKTLGPARKREAVRFLVEVHARPLRRSCACVGLSRAAWYAPPFDWTVRDAELIAEIARFVEAHPSRGFWKCSDHLRKQHPGWNPKRIYRVYKAMNLNLRRAAKRRLPKRERVPLYVPRLPDTVWSVDFMSDALACGRRFRTFNVVDDFNREVLHIEVDTSINSQRLVRVFEQIKRDHGLPQVVRSDNGPEFLGEAFTGWLKANGVALQYIQPGKPNQNAFIERFNRTFREEVLDQHLFARLDDVREATHWWMIDYNDERSHDSLGGMTPVQYRNQHAESSTFKVPA is encoded by the exons ATGCGCACATCGAAGTTCACCGAGACGCAGATCATCGCAACGCTCAAGCAGGCCGACGCCGGCGTACCGGTCAAAGACATTTGTCGCCAAGTCGGCATCAGTACGGCGACCTACTACCAGTGGAAGAGCAAGTACGGTGGCTTGGAGGCCTCCGAGCTTCGACGGGTCAAGGAGCTCGAGTCCGAGAACGCCAAGCTCAAGCGGATGTATGCCGAGCTGGCGCTCGACAACGCGGCGATGAAGGACCTGATCGCA AAAACTCTAGGGCCGGCGCGCAAGCGCGAGGCGGTGCGGTTCCTTGTCGAGGTCCACGCGCGGCCGTTGCGCCGGTCCTGTGCATGCGTCGGGTTGTCGCGGGCGGCGTGGTACGCACCGCCTTTTGACTGGACGGTGCGCGATGCCGAGCTGATCGCCGAGATCGCGCGCTTCGTTGAAGCGCACCCCAGTCGCGGCTTCTGGAAGTGCAGCGACCACCTCCGCAAGCAGCACCCGGGCTGGAATCCCAAACGGATCTATCGCGTGTACAAGGCCATGAATCTCAACCTGCGCCGCGCCGCCAAGCGGCGCCTGCCCAAGCGTGAGCGGGTGCCGCTCTACGTGCCCAGGCTGCCAGACACGGTCTGGTCAGTCGATTTCATGAGTGACGCGCTGGCCTGCGGCCGCAGATTTCGCACCTTCAACGTCGTGGATGATTTCAACCGCGAGGTGCTGCACATCGAGGTGGATACCTCGATCAACTCGCAACGCCTGGTGCGTGTTTTCGAGCAGATCAAACGCGACCATGGCCTGCCGCAGGTGGTGCGCTCGGACAACGGCCCCGAATTTCTGGGCGAGGCGTTCACCGGCTGGCTCAAGGCCAATGGCGTCGCACTGCAGTACATCCAGCCGGGAAAGCCGAACCAGAACGCCTTCATCGAGCGCTTCAATCGCACCTTCCGCGAGGAAGTGCTGGACCAGCATCTCTTCGCCCGTCTCGACGACGTTCGCGAAGCCACCCATTGGTGGATGATCGATTACAACGACGAGCGATCCCACGACTCGCTCGGCGGAATGACCCCGGTCCAGTACCGCAACCAACACGCCGAAAGTTCTACTTTTAAAGTGCCTGCTTGA
- a CDS encoding DUF2461 domain-containing protein, whose product MTRYFSDASFKFLRALARHNDKAWFNDNRSKYEEHVRQPFLRLITDLQPDLAQVSEHFRSDPRGVGGSLFRLHRDARFSHDKSPYKTWQGARLFHERRKQVPAPSFYIHLQPGESFIGAGLWHPEPDTQRKVRQFIFDNPGSWKAAAHAPKLRRRFDFEASEVLVRPPRGFPAEFEFIDDLKHKNWVFWRQLDDASMTGPKLRALVAADLQTLGPFVDYLCAALDLEF is encoded by the coding sequence ATGACCCGTTATTTCAGCGACGCCAGCTTCAAGTTCCTGCGTGCCCTGGCGCGGCACAACGACAAGGCCTGGTTCAACGACAACCGGTCCAAGTACGAGGAGCACGTGCGCCAGCCGTTCCTGCGCCTGATCACCGACCTGCAGCCGGACCTGGCCCAGGTCAGCGAACATTTCCGTTCCGATCCGCGCGGCGTCGGCGGCTCGCTGTTCCGCCTCCATCGCGACGCGCGCTTCTCCCACGACAAGTCGCCGTACAAGACCTGGCAAGGCGCGCGCCTGTTCCACGAGCGGCGCAAGCAGGTGCCGGCGCCGTCGTTCTACATCCACCTGCAGCCGGGCGAGAGCTTCATCGGCGCCGGGCTATGGCATCCGGAACCGGACACCCAACGCAAGGTGCGCCAGTTCATCTTCGACAACCCGGGCAGTTGGAAGGCCGCCGCGCATGCGCCGAAGCTGCGCCGCCGCTTCGACTTCGAGGCCAGCGAAGTGCTGGTGCGGCCGCCGCGCGGCTTCCCGGCCGAGTTCGAGTTCATCGACGACCTCAAGCACAAGAACTGGGTGTTCTGGCGCCAGCTCGACGACGCCAGCATGACCGGGCCGAAGCTGCGCGCGCTGGTGGCTGCCGACCTGCAGACCCTGGGACCGTTCGTGGACTATTTGTGCGCGGCGTTGGATTTGGAATTCTAG
- the sbcB gene encoding exodeoxyribonuclease I produces the protein MPDSFLFYDLETFGADPRRTRIAQFAAVRTDAQLNVVEEPISFFVQPADDLLPSPIATLITGIAPQQALRDGVNEADAFARIAEQMARPQTCTLGYNSLRFDDEFVRHGLFRNFHDPYEREWRGGNSRWDLLDMLRLMHALRPDGIVWPQREDGATSFRLEQLALANGVRDGDAHEALSDVYATIGMARHFRERQPRLWEYALKLRDKRFCGGLLDVMAMQPVLHVSMRYPAARLCAAPVLPLARHPRIDSRVLVFDLQGGIEPLLRYTPEQIADRLYTPQADLPEGEQRIPLKEVHLNKAPALVAWAHLRAPDFARLQIEPAQILAKAARLRAAGPELAEKVRRVFGSEHASAPADVDASLYDGFLADADKRAMAQVRATPPAQLAPLEHGFRDRRLPELLFRYRARNWPQTLSIAERGRWDDYRRRRLHGDSDLAELGLDDYFAQLADLCVAHAHDATKQALLDQLAAWGQDLQRTL, from the coding sequence ATGCCCGACAGCTTTCTCTTCTACGACCTGGAAACCTTCGGCGCCGATCCGCGGCGCACACGCATCGCCCAGTTCGCGGCGGTGCGCACCGATGCGCAACTGAACGTGGTCGAGGAGCCGATCAGCTTCTTCGTGCAACCGGCCGACGACCTGCTGCCCTCGCCGATCGCCACCCTGATCACCGGCATTGCCCCGCAGCAGGCGCTGCGCGACGGGGTCAACGAGGCCGACGCCTTCGCGCGCATCGCCGAACAGATGGCGCGGCCGCAGACCTGCACGCTGGGCTACAACTCGCTGCGCTTCGACGACGAGTTCGTGCGCCATGGCCTGTTCCGCAATTTCCACGACCCCTACGAACGCGAGTGGCGCGGCGGCAATTCGCGCTGGGACTTGCTGGACATGCTGCGGCTGATGCACGCGCTGCGCCCGGACGGCATCGTCTGGCCGCAGCGCGAGGACGGCGCCACCTCGTTCAGGCTGGAGCAGCTGGCGCTGGCCAACGGCGTGCGCGACGGCGACGCGCACGAGGCCCTGTCCGACGTCTACGCCACCATCGGCATGGCGCGGCACTTCCGCGAGCGCCAGCCGCGGCTGTGGGAGTACGCGCTGAAGCTGCGCGACAAGCGTTTCTGCGGCGGCCTGCTCGACGTGATGGCGATGCAGCCGGTGCTGCACGTGTCGATGCGCTATCCGGCCGCGCGCCTGTGCGCGGCGCCGGTGCTGCCGCTGGCGCGGCATCCGCGCATCGACAGCCGGGTGCTGGTGTTCGACCTGCAAGGCGGAATCGAGCCGCTGCTGCGCTACACGCCGGAGCAGATCGCCGACCGCCTATACACGCCGCAGGCCGACCTGCCCGAGGGCGAGCAACGCATCCCGTTGAAGGAAGTGCACCTGAACAAGGCGCCGGCACTGGTCGCTTGGGCGCACCTGCGCGCACCCGACTTCGCCCGCCTGCAGATCGAGCCGGCGCAGATCCTGGCCAAAGCCGCGCGCCTGCGCGCGGCCGGGCCGGAGTTAGCCGAGAAGGTGCGCCGCGTGTTCGGCAGCGAACACGCGTCGGCCCCGGCCGATGTCGATGCCTCGCTGTACGACGGCTTCCTGGCCGACGCCGACAAACGCGCGATGGCGCAGGTGCGCGCCACCCCGCCGGCGCAACTGGCGCCGCTGGAACACGGCTTCCGCGATCGGCGCCTACCCGAACTCTTGTTCCGCTACCGCGCGCGCAACTGGCCGCAGACGCTGTCAATCGCCGAGCGCGGCCGCTGGGACGACTACCGGCGCCGGCGCCTGCACGGCGACAGCGACCTGGCCGAACTGGGCTTGGACGACTACTTCGCGCAGTTGGCCGATTTATGTGTGGCTCACGCCCACGATGCTACCAAGCAAGCCCTGCTCGACCAGCTGGCCGCCTGGGGCCAGGACCTGCAACGCACCCTATGA